One window of the Sulfurimonas crateris genome contains the following:
- a CDS encoding Crp/Fnr family transcriptional regulator has protein sequence MKYEENSMISFSFFDKLEQKSKEALLEVAVFMKIPAGMQLYSQGDICEDVLFLTKGRVRVTRQHENGQSVLLYYFEHGEQCNVNFTAALNSAPAVGTAIAETDLEGFDVPAVVVARLFIEDKEFQSYVFDQYIRRIEFMATMIEDIRFLSLDTRLLHWLQEHDEKTLHISHEEIGTILGTSREVVSKILKTFEKNQIVKLSRKKIEIL, from the coding sequence ATGAAATATGAGGAAAATAGTATGATATCATTTAGTTTTTTTGATAAACTTGAGCAAAAGAGTAAAGAAGCGCTGTTGGAGGTAGCGGTTTTTATGAAAATCCCTGCCGGTATGCAGCTATATTCACAGGGAGATATATGTGAGGATGTTTTGTTTTTAACCAAAGGTCGCGTCCGCGTTACCAGACAGCATGAGAACGGACAAAGTGTACTTTTGTATTATTTTGAACATGGTGAGCAGTGTAATGTTAATTTTACTGCCGCATTAAATTCCGCTCCCGCCGTGGGTACTGCGATAGCAGAGACGGATTTAGAAGGCTTTGATGTTCCTGCTGTAGTTGTAGCACGTTTGTTTATAGAAGATAAAGAGTTTCAAAGTTATGTTTTTGATCAATATATAAGACGGATTGAATTTATGGCAACTATGATTGAAGATATACGCTTTTTAAGTTTAGATACGCGACTTCTTCACTGGCTGCAAGAGCATGATGAGAAAACACTACATATATCACATGAAGAGATAGGAACTATTCTTGGAACATCACGCGAGGTTGTAAGCAAGATTTTGAAAACATTTGAAAAAAATCAAATCGTTAAGTTATCAAGAAAAAAGATAGAGATTTTGTAA
- the mltF gene encoding membrane-bound lytic murein transglycosylase MltF produces the protein MDKYLKSSIVFFFAISFFVFGWLSHTAYEPIHRIKTPSLLDEIKEKKILNVVLLNSPSTYYIGADGAKGFEYDLLDAYAKHLGVKLNITVANTTKEALELSRDPNIHITSASLAKTKIKEKNFNFGPSYFEAQQQVICYRGMLWQGHFPKSIEDLTGLRIVVGEDTSYSETIESLRQDGFDINATYTSEHSTEELLAKVADNEIDCTIADSNIYALNQRYFPKIALAFSVSNREQLAWVLAPDSKELKDDMYSWLNGFNQSGEMARLKDHYYSFALFFDYYNTKTFYDRIKSRLPKYKELFEKYGEKYNIPCSVLAAQSYQESHWNPKAKSYTGVRGLMMLTQSTAKMLGVKNRLDPEQSIEGGAKHLNELLKRVPPEVSGEDRLKFALAAYNVGLGHIFDAQLLAERMGLNKNVWSDLKKVLPLLAQKKYYKTLKHGYARGSEPVRYVDSIYDYRDILQKSSYEPFLGKEEKDEI, from the coding sequence ATGGATAAATATCTTAAATCAAGCATAGTATTTTTCTTTGCTATATCTTTTTTTGTGTTCGGATGGCTCTCGCATACGGCATATGAGCCTATTCACAGAATCAAAACACCATCTTTGCTAGATGAGATAAAAGAGAAAAAAATTCTTAACGTAGTACTTTTAAACTCTCCATCCACATACTATATAGGGGCAGACGGAGCAAAGGGTTTTGAGTATGATCTTCTTGATGCATACGCTAAGCATTTGGGCGTTAAGTTAAATATCACGGTTGCAAATACTACAAAAGAGGCACTAGAACTCAGTAGAGATCCAAATATTCACATAACTTCAGCATCTTTGGCAAAAACCAAGATCAAAGAGAAAAATTTTAATTTCGGACCATCATATTTTGAGGCTCAGCAGCAGGTGATCTGCTACAGAGGAATGTTGTGGCAGGGTCATTTTCCAAAAAGTATAGAGGATCTGACGGGGCTGAGAATAGTTGTAGGAGAAGATACAAGTTACAGCGAGACCATAGAGTCGCTGCGCCAAGACGGCTTTGATATAAATGCGACATACACATCAGAACACTCTACCGAAGAACTTTTGGCAAAAGTCGCCGATAATGAGATAGACTGCACAATAGCAGACTCAAATATATATGCTCTAAATCAGCGCTATTTTCCAAAGATAGCTCTTGCTTTTTCAGTTAGTAACCGAGAACAGCTTGCCTGGGTTCTTGCACCCGATTCAAAAGAGCTAAAAGATGATATGTACTCTTGGCTTAATGGCTTTAATCAAAGCGGAGAGATGGCACGCCTAAAAGATCACTACTACTCTTTTGCTCTCTTTTTTGACTACTACAACACTAAGACCTTTTACGACAGGATAAAATCCAGACTTCCTAAATATAAGGAGCTTTTTGAAAAGTATGGGGAGAAGTATAATATTCCATGCTCAGTATTGGCCGCGCAATCATATCAGGAGTCTCACTGGAACCCAAAAGCAAAGAGCTATACTGGAGTTAGGGGACTAATGATGTTAACGCAGTCTACGGCGAAAATGTTAGGAGTTAAAAATAGACTTGATCCAGAGCAGAGCATTGAGGGCGGAGCAAAACATTTAAATGAGCTGTTGAAACGTGTACCCCCTGAAGTAAGTGGAGAAGACCGTCTAAAGTTTGCACTTGCGGCATACAATGTCGGCTTGGGTCATATTTTTGATGCGCAGTTATTGGCGGAGAGAATGGGGCTTAACAAAAATGTCTGGAGCGATCTTAAGAAGGTGCTTCCTCTCCTTGCGCAAAAAAAGTACTACAAAACGCTAAAGCACGGATATGCAAGAGGAAGCGAGCCTGTGAGGTACGTTGACTCAATATATGACTATAGAGATATTTTGCAAAAAAGCAGCTATGAGCCGTTTTTAGGCAAAGAGGAGAAAGATGAAATATGA